Proteins found in one Labrenzia sp. VG12 genomic segment:
- a CDS encoding GtrA family protein — MPNKRRRQTLKTETAAVGKFAVVGVLATLTHALVAASLLETGVLTAFPANICGFLVAFGVSFTGHYFWSFAHLRQEGKAWKSMTRFLVIALSGFALNSFVLALWLQLTPWPDLAGLLFSIAIVPALSFLGARLWAFSHRPAET; from the coding sequence ATGCCGAATAAGCGCCGTCGTCAGACGCTTAAGACCGAGACAGCCGCAGTGGGCAAATTCGCCGTGGTCGGTGTGCTGGCAACCCTGACGCATGCCCTGGTCGCCGCCAGTCTGCTCGAGACCGGTGTCCTGACGGCGTTTCCAGCCAACATCTGCGGTTTCCTGGTCGCCTTCGGCGTGTCTTTCACCGGGCACTATTTCTGGAGCTTTGCCCACCTGCGCCAGGAAGGCAAAGCCTGGAAAAGCATGACGCGATTTCTCGTGATCGCCCTGTCCGGGTTTGCGCTGAATTCATTTGTGCTGGCGCTGTGGCTGCAATTGACACCCTGGCCGGATCTCGCCGGATTGCTGTTCTCGATCGCAATTGTTCCGGCCCTGTCCTTCCTCGGAGCCCGGCTTTGGGCTTTTTCCCATCGCCCCGCAGAAACCTGA
- a CDS encoding adenylate/guanylate cyclase domain-containing protein has product MAEIDGIEDWMIGQALGTPDMATMFGEMCVRLRQCNVPVDRAMLAWSTLHPLIEAELAFWESGNAVQHEQITHTEEETEDWLQSPVRAVLISGEPLLRRRLTNANAPLEFPLLQRLSDTGYTDYMVMPTSFEIPAIPSEFASTGIVVSWATRDKDGFSDDALTAIQYIQKRLALAARATIEGQISKTIAETYLGKIAGNKVLNGQIRHGDGQTIDAVIYFSDMRSSTAIAELLGPDAYLSYLNTYFEATAGAVLDQGGEVLDFIGDAVLGVFPIGAQGLETAIRTALATADDSRERLKALNADPSLAHPLKAGIALSVGSVMFGNIGVAHRLTFSVIGQTVHAAARIESLTKTVGTDVLMTEDIARLAGQRAQPVGSFELSGFTDPQPLFALNAPTPLRS; this is encoded by the coding sequence ATGGCTGAAATCGACGGCATCGAAGACTGGATGATCGGACAGGCACTTGGCACGCCCGACATGGCCACGATGTTCGGTGAAATGTGCGTGCGTCTGCGCCAGTGCAACGTTCCCGTCGACAGGGCCATGCTCGCCTGGTCGACGCTCCATCCCCTCATTGAAGCCGAACTTGCGTTCTGGGAAAGCGGAAACGCCGTTCAGCACGAACAGATCACCCATACCGAGGAAGAGACCGAGGACTGGCTGCAAAGCCCCGTGCGTGCCGTTCTTATCAGCGGAGAGCCACTTTTGCGCCGGCGGCTGACCAATGCCAACGCGCCTCTGGAATTTCCACTTCTGCAACGTCTGTCGGACACCGGCTACACCGATTACATGGTGATGCCCACCTCGTTCGAGATCCCGGCCATACCCAGCGAGTTTGCCAGCACCGGCATCGTTGTCAGCTGGGCCACCAGGGACAAGGACGGTTTCTCCGACGACGCGCTGACCGCCATCCAGTATATTCAAAAACGCCTCGCCCTGGCTGCCCGGGCAACGATTGAAGGCCAGATCAGCAAGACCATTGCGGAGACCTATCTGGGAAAGATTGCCGGCAACAAGGTCCTGAACGGCCAGATCCGCCACGGAGACGGCCAGACCATCGATGCCGTGATCTATTTCTCCGACATGCGCAGTTCCACTGCCATTGCGGAGCTGCTTGGACCGGACGCCTATCTGAGTTATCTGAACACCTATTTCGAAGCGACGGCCGGCGCGGTTCTGGACCAGGGTGGTGAAGTCCTGGATTTTATCGGCGATGCGGTGCTCGGCGTGTTTCCGATCGGCGCGCAGGGCCTTGAAACCGCCATCCGAACTGCACTTGCAACGGCCGATGACAGCCGCGAGCGGCTGAAGGCGCTGAACGCCGACCCGTCTCTTGCGCATCCCCTGAAAGCCGGAATTGCCCTGTCCGTCGGATCGGTGATGTTCGGCAATATCGGTGTCGCCCACCGCCTCACCTTTTCCGTGATCGGCCAGACGGTGCATGCCGCTGCGCGGATCGAGAGCCTGACCAAGACCGTCGGAACAGATGTTCTCATGACGGAGGACATAGCCCGCCTCGCCGGCCAACGCGCACAACCGGTCGGTTCGTTTGAACTCAGCGGCTTTACCGATCCTCAGCCGCTCTTTGCGCTGAATGCACCAACTCCTCTCCGGTCCTGA
- the secA gene encoding preprotein translocase subunit SecA, with amino-acid sequence MAGLGALARKIFGSANDRKVKSFRAVVDQINALEPEVQTLSDEALRARTDEFRAQLKNGAKLDDLLVPAFATVREAARRALGQRHYDVQLIGGMVLNSGQISEMRTGEGKTLVATAPVYLNALTGRGVHVVTVNDYLAQRDSEWMGQVYKFLGLTVGCITHGLSDEERREAYAADVTYGTNNEFGFDYLRDNMKHDRASMVQREHAFAIVDEVDSILVDEARTPLIISGPLEDRSEFYNTVDAFIPQLTEEDYELDEKQRSATFTEAGNEKLEGLLSEAELLKGDSLYDVENVSIVHHLQQALKAHKLFQRDKDYIVRNDEVVIIDEFTGRMMPGRRFSEGLHQALEAREKVRIQPENQTLASITFQNYFRMYDKLAGMTGTASTEADEFADIYKLEVVEIPTNLPVKRVDDDDEVYRTFEEKFDAISKLIDDCKDRGQPVLVGTTSIEKSEILAELLKKKHGYKQIDLSDPAAFAAAQKKDGAKSKVFAVLNARYHEQEAFIVAQAGLPGAVTIATNMAGRGTDIQLGGNADMQIAMELGDMPEGEDRSAKEAAIRAEVEEMKQKALEAGGLYVIGTERHESRRIDNQLRGRSGRQGDPGHSKFFLSLQDDLMRIFGSERMDSMLQKLGLEEGEAIIHPWINKALEKAQQKVEARNFDIRKNLLKFDDVMNDQRKVVFEQRIELMDSDAIQDAVTDMRHDVVDDLVANHIPEKAYPEQWDTEGLQEEVQKYLNLDLPVKDWADEEGIADEEVKDRLRKAADEAMAQKVAKYGPEAMRYVEKMLLLQTLDNLWREHLANLDHLRSVVAFRGYAQRDPLQEYKTEAFTLFESMLAQLRQMTTAQLLRIEIVTEQPPQMPEQPEMHPHHINPLTGEDEMALADAQAAGLGARDPDNPSTWGKVGRNEACPCGSGKKFKHCHGALV; translated from the coding sequence ATGGCTGGCCTTGGCGCATTAGCACGTAAGATTTTCGGTTCGGCAAACGACCGGAAGGTAAAGTCATTTCGGGCAGTGGTTGATCAGATCAACGCCCTTGAACCGGAAGTCCAGACCCTCTCGGACGAGGCGCTTCGCGCCCGGACCGATGAATTCCGGGCGCAACTCAAGAACGGTGCAAAACTGGACGACCTTCTGGTCCCGGCCTTTGCCACCGTTCGCGAAGCCGCCCGGCGCGCCCTTGGACAGCGCCACTATGACGTCCAGCTGATCGGCGGCATGGTTCTGAATTCCGGACAGATTTCGGAAATGCGCACCGGTGAGGGCAAGACGCTGGTCGCAACGGCCCCTGTCTATCTCAACGCCCTGACTGGCCGCGGCGTCCACGTCGTCACCGTCAACGACTACCTGGCCCAGCGCGACAGCGAATGGATGGGACAGGTCTACAAGTTTCTGGGCCTGACCGTCGGCTGCATCACGCACGGCCTGTCCGACGAGGAACGCCGCGAAGCCTATGCCGCAGATGTCACCTACGGCACCAACAACGAATTCGGCTTCGACTACCTCCGCGACAACATGAAGCATGACCGTGCCTCGATGGTTCAGCGCGAACATGCCTTTGCCATCGTCGATGAGGTCGATTCCATCCTGGTTGACGAAGCCCGAACCCCGCTGATCATTTCCGGTCCGCTGGAAGACAGGTCCGAGTTCTACAACACCGTCGACGCCTTCATTCCGCAGCTGACCGAAGAAGACTACGAACTCGACGAGAAGCAGCGCTCGGCCACCTTTACCGAGGCCGGCAATGAAAAACTCGAAGGCCTGCTCAGCGAAGCCGAGCTGCTGAAGGGCGATTCGCTTTACGACGTCGAAAACGTCTCGATCGTGCACCACCTGCAGCAGGCGCTGAAAGCGCACAAACTGTTCCAGCGGGACAAGGACTACATCGTCCGCAATGACGAAGTGGTGATCATCGACGAGTTCACCGGCCGCATGATGCCGGGCCGCCGGTTCTCCGAAGGTCTGCACCAGGCCCTCGAGGCCCGCGAAAAGGTCCGCATTCAGCCGGAAAACCAGACCCTGGCGTCGATCACGTTCCAGAATTATTTCCGCATGTATGACAAGCTGGCCGGCATGACCGGTACAGCGTCGACGGAAGCAGACGAATTCGCCGACATCTACAAGCTGGAAGTGGTCGAGATCCCGACCAACCTTCCGGTCAAACGTGTCGACGACGACGATGAGGTCTACCGGACCTTTGAGGAAAAATTCGACGCCATCAGCAAGCTGATCGACGACTGCAAGGACCGGGGCCAGCCGGTTCTGGTCGGCACGACCTCGATCGAGAAATCGGAAATTCTCGCCGAGCTGCTGAAGAAGAAGCACGGTTACAAGCAGATCGACCTGTCCGACCCGGCGGCTTTTGCGGCCGCCCAGAAGAAGGACGGCGCCAAGTCCAAGGTGTTCGCGGTTCTGAACGCCCGCTACCACGAACAGGAAGCCTTCATTGTTGCCCAGGCCGGCCTGCCGGGCGCCGTCACCATCGCCACCAACATGGCCGGCCGCGGCACCGACATCCAGCTTGGCGGCAATGCCGACATGCAGATTGCGATGGAGCTCGGCGACATGCCCGAAGGCGAGGACCGCAGCGCGAAGGAAGCTGCGATCCGCGCCGAAGTGGAAGAAATGAAGCAGAAGGCGCTGGAGGCCGGCGGTCTTTACGTCATTGGCACCGAGCGCCACGAAAGCCGCCGCATCGACAACCAGCTCCGCGGCCGTTCCGGCCGTCAGGGTGACCCCGGCCACTCCAAGTTCTTCCTGTCGCTGCAGGATGACCTGATGCGCATCTTCGGCTCCGAGCGCATGGATTCCATGCTGCAGAAACTCGGACTGGAAGAAGGCGAAGCCATTATCCACCCGTGGATCAACAAGGCTTTGGAAAAGGCGCAGCAGAAGGTCGAGGCCCGCAACTTCGACATCCGCAAGAACCTCCTGAAATTCGACGATGTCATGAACGACCAGCGCAAGGTGGTCTTCGAACAGCGTATCGAACTGATGGACAGCGACGCCATCCAGGACGCCGTCACCGACATGCGTCACGACGTGGTCGACGATCTGGTTGCCAATCACATCCCCGAAAAGGCCTATCCCGAGCAATGGGACACAGAAGGCCTTCAGGAGGAAGTGCAGAAATACCTCAATCTCGACCTGCCGGTGAAGGACTGGGCCGACGAGGAAGGGATCGCGGACGAAGAGGTCAAGGACCGTCTGCGCAAGGCGGCCGACGAGGCCATGGCACAGAAGGTTGCCAAATACGGTCCCGAAGCGATGCGCTATGTCGAAAAAATGCTGCTGCTGCAGACCCTCGACAACCTGTGGCGCGAGCACCTGGCCAATCTCGATCACCTGCGTTCGGTGGTTGCCTTCCGCGGTTACGCCCAGCGCGATCCGCTGCAGGAATACAAGACCGAGGCTTTCACGCTGTTTGAATCCATGCTCGCCCAGTTGCGCCAGATGACCACGGCCCAGCTGCTGCGCATCGAGATCGTGACCGAACAGCCGCCGCAAATGCCGGAACAGCCGGAAATGCACCCCCATCACATCAACCCACTGACCGGGGAAGATGAAATGGCGTTGGCCGATGCGCAGGCTGCTGGCCTGGGTGCCCGCGATCCCGACAACCCGTCCACCTGGGGCAAGGTCGGCCGCAACGAAGCTTGCCCTTGCGGCTCTGGCAAGAAATTCAAGCATTGCCACGGCGCGCTCGTCTGA
- the argJ gene encoding bifunctional glutamate N-acetyltransferase/amino-acid acetyltransferase ArgJ — MSTTVSPLAPTSYPEMPDISGVAFATASAGIKYQGRTDVLLATVAEGTAVAGVFTKSKCSSAPVDWCKARIGAGRARALLVNSGNANAFTGKKGMAAVELSADIVSGALGCSGDEIFLASTGVIGEPLPAEKFSDVVEELKAGQGSASWLDAAKAIMTTDTYPKVATAAVELDGVTVTINGIAKGAGMIAPDMATMLSFVFTDAPIAPDVLQALLSGEVDGSFNAITVDSDTSTSDTVLLFATGAASENGVEAVASLEDPRVGVLRAALSDVMVDLAHQIVRDGEGARKFVEVRVEGADNNASAKRIALSIANSPLVKTAIAGEDANWGRVVMAVGKAGEPADRDRLAIWFGDVRVAVVGERDPAYSEEAASAVMKQEDIVIRVELGLGSGQASVWTCDLTKEYVAINGDYRS, encoded by the coding sequence ATGTCGACGACCGTTTCACCGCTCGCCCCCACTTCCTATCCCGAGATGCCCGACATCAGCGGCGTGGCATTTGCGACCGCCTCTGCCGGTATCAAGTATCAGGGCCGGACGGATGTGCTGCTGGCGACTGTTGCCGAGGGCACGGCCGTTGCCGGGGTGTTCACGAAATCCAAGTGCTCGTCGGCGCCGGTGGATTGGTGCAAGGCCCGGATCGGTGCAGGCAGGGCCCGGGCTCTTCTGGTCAACTCCGGCAATGCCAATGCCTTTACAGGAAAAAAAGGCATGGCGGCTGTTGAATTGTCCGCAGACATTGTTTCCGGGGCCCTGGGCTGTTCCGGTGACGAGATTTTTCTTGCCTCAACCGGCGTGATCGGTGAGCCGCTGCCGGCGGAAAAGTTTTCAGATGTCGTCGAAGAGCTGAAGGCTGGTCAGGGCAGCGCGTCCTGGCTGGATGCCGCCAAGGCCATCATGACCACCGATACCTATCCGAAAGTCGCTACCGCGGCGGTAGAACTCGATGGTGTGACGGTCACGATCAACGGCATAGCCAAAGGCGCCGGCATGATCGCGCCTGACATGGCGACGATGCTGTCATTTGTTTTCACCGATGCACCAATTGCTCCCGATGTCCTGCAGGCTCTGTTGAGCGGTGAGGTCGATGGCAGTTTCAACGCAATCACCGTCGATAGCGATACCTCCACGTCCGACACGGTTCTCCTGTTCGCAACAGGCGCGGCCTCCGAAAACGGTGTCGAGGCCGTTGCATCGCTTGAAGACCCGCGTGTGGGTGTCCTGCGTGCGGCCCTGAGCGACGTCATGGTCGATCTCGCGCACCAGATCGTCCGCGACGGCGAAGGCGCACGCAAGTTTGTCGAAGTCCGGGTCGAAGGGGCTGACAACAATGCCTCAGCCAAAAGAATTGCGCTTTCAATCGCAAATTCGCCTTTGGTCAAGACGGCCATTGCCGGCGAAGACGCAAACTGGGGGCGTGTCGTCATGGCTGTCGGCAAGGCCGGAGAACCCGCGGATCGCGACCGGCTTGCCATCTGGTTCGGCGATGTGCGCGTGGCGGTGGTGGGCGAGCGTGACCCCGCCTACAGCGAAGAGGCTGCCTCTGCCGTCATGAAGCAGGAAGACATCGTTATCCGCGTCGAGCTTGGACTTGGATCGGGGCAGGCGTCGGTGTGGACCTGTGACCTCACCAAGGAATATGTCGCCATCAATGGCGATTACCGGAGCTAG
- a CDS encoding glycosyltransferase family 2 protein, which translates to MQEAAASNIYISRRGDRRPDDPLISLIVPAYNEAEVIGHFLEATRPVLEATGHAYEYVFVDDGSRDDTANILSSEFKNGLPGRLLGLSRNFGKEAALSAGLEAARGDIAIIIDADLQDPPELILQMLDGWRAGYDVVYGLRVDRSSDTVMKRSTAGMFYRLFNRLANIDMPANAGDFRLIDRVVIDALLQLPERNRFMKGLFAWVGFPAMALPYERPPRKAGTGKFNYWKLWNFALDGLTGFTTLPLRVWFYGGALVSLGAFAYALYLTLRVFAHGIDVPGYASLMVALLFFSGVQLLSIGMIGEYIARLFNEAKQRPVFIVQDVIEGAPTSRPTRLADEKNDAE; encoded by the coding sequence ATGCAAGAAGCTGCCGCCTCCAATATCTATATTTCCCGCAGGGGCGACCGGCGCCCCGATGACCCGCTGATCAGCCTGATCGTTCCGGCCTATAACGAGGCGGAGGTCATCGGTCATTTCCTTGAGGCGACCCGGCCTGTGCTCGAGGCCACGGGTCACGCTTACGAATATGTCTTTGTCGATGACGGCAGCCGGGATGACACCGCCAATATCCTGTCCAGCGAATTCAAGAACGGACTTCCCGGCCGTCTCCTGGGCCTGTCGCGCAACTTCGGCAAGGAAGCGGCACTGTCCGCAGGCCTCGAAGCCGCCAGGGGCGACATCGCCATCATCATCGATGCGGACCTTCAGGACCCTCCGGAGCTGATCCTGCAGATGCTTGACGGCTGGCGTGCCGGCTACGATGTCGTTTACGGGCTGAGGGTCGACCGGTCGTCCGACACCGTCATGAAGCGATCGACGGCTGGCATGTTCTACCGCCTGTTCAACCGGCTCGCCAATATCGACATGCCGGCGAACGCCGGCGATTTCCGCCTGATTGACCGGGTCGTGATCGACGCGCTGTTGCAGCTGCCGGAGCGAAACCGCTTCATGAAGGGGCTCTTTGCCTGGGTCGGGTTTCCGGCAATGGCCCTGCCCTACGAACGGCCGCCTCGCAAGGCGGGAACCGGCAAGTTCAACTACTGGAAGCTCTGGAACTTTGCCCTGGACGGGTTGACCGGCTTCACCACACTACCGCTTCGGGTCTGGTTCTATGGCGGCGCTCTGGTCTCTCTCGGTGCCTTTGCCTATGCGCTTTATCTGACGCTTCGCGTGTTTGCGCACGGGATCGATGTTCCAGGCTATGCCTCGTTGATGGTTGCCCTGTTGTTTTTCTCCGGTGTCCAGCTGCTGTCGATTGGCATGATCGGTGAGTACATTGCCCGCCTCTTCAACGAGGCCAAGCAGCGGCCCGTCTTCATTGTGCAGGACGTCATCGAAGGCGCACCAACCTCACGACCGACGCGTTTGGCGGACGAGAAGAACGATGCCGAATAA
- a CDS encoding alpha/beta fold hydrolase, producing the protein MTDLSPNAPKNLPFRDQPASGEEDGTPVVLLHGFGGDRQTWLNIQTALAPKKRSLAFDLPGHGEALDWPRIGHAGVSAKAVGQSLEALDLQRVHLVGHSMGGAVAALIALRNPDLVASMTLLAPGGFGPEINHRLLRRYAAATDPDLMEVLLEQFFGWEFKLPKFLARTAAESRARPGAVATLETIADEIIDGTVQKTLPRDELAALQMPIKVLWGTQDRVLPTRQAHKLPGTVATHIFERVGHMVHLEIPKETTRLILQNASTS; encoded by the coding sequence ATGACAGACTTAAGCCCCAATGCGCCGAAAAACCTGCCTTTTCGCGACCAGCCTGCAAGCGGCGAGGAGGACGGCACACCGGTTGTCCTGCTGCATGGATTTGGCGGCGACCGGCAGACCTGGCTCAATATCCAGACCGCTCTGGCACCCAAAAAGCGCTCGCTGGCCTTTGACCTGCCCGGTCATGGCGAGGCGCTGGACTGGCCGCGGATCGGTCATGCCGGTGTCTCTGCGAAGGCCGTCGGCCAGTCCCTCGAAGCGCTTGACCTTCAACGGGTCCATCTCGTGGGCCATTCGATGGGCGGCGCCGTTGCGGCCCTGATTGCCCTGCGCAATCCGGACCTTGTGGCCAGCATGACACTGCTGGCGCCTGGCGGGTTTGGCCCGGAAATCAATCACCGGCTGCTGCGCCGCTATGCGGCAGCAACCGACCCGGACCTGATGGAAGTGCTGCTGGAACAGTTTTTCGGCTGGGAATTCAAGCTGCCGAAATTTCTCGCCAGGACCGCGGCCGAGAGCCGGGCCCGGCCGGGAGCCGTTGCGACGCTCGAAACCATCGCCGACGAAATCATCGACGGCACGGTGCAAAAGACCCTTCCGCGCGACGAACTGGCAGCCTTGCAGATGCCGATCAAGGTCTTGTGGGGAACTCAGGACCGCGTGCTGCCGACCCGTCAGGCCCACAAGCTCCCCGGCACCGTCGCGACCCACATCTTTGAACGTGTCGGTCACATGGTGCACCTGGAAATCCCGAAGGAAACAACGCGGCTGATCCTGCAGAACGCGAGCACGTCCTAG
- a CDS encoding peptidylprolyl isomerase, whose amino-acid sequence MFRISMRRPVQALAVSLLAVSLGSASLSAQEPDDVVAKVGDAEITEADMAFAAQDLGQELQRFPPAQWRKLLLDVMIDMELMAQAARDEGLDKDPDFQKQLEFLQLRALRNAYLGEKINGDISDDAVKAAYDKEFADYEGPEELNARHILVKEKAEADDIIKELDGGADFAELAREKSTGPSGPNGGSLGYFTKGQMVKPFEDAVLALEPGTYTKEPVETQFGWHVIKLEDKRRQDKPAFEDVAQGLRQQLMREAYDARMAELKNEVSIEILDEALKAAEDNGAAAAADGDKTE is encoded by the coding sequence ATGTTCCGAATTTCGATGCGCAGGCCGGTTCAGGCGCTTGCCGTTTCACTCCTGGCCGTGTCGCTCGGATCCGCTTCGCTGTCTGCCCAGGAACCAGACGATGTGGTCGCAAAGGTCGGTGACGCGGAAATCACGGAAGCCGACATGGCGTTTGCGGCCCAGGATCTTGGCCAGGAATTGCAGCGTTTTCCGCCGGCCCAGTGGCGCAAGCTGCTGCTTGACGTCATGATTGACATGGAGCTGATGGCGCAGGCAGCACGCGACGAAGGCCTGGACAAGGATCCCGATTTCCAGAAGCAGCTGGAATTCCTGCAGCTGCGCGCCCTGCGCAACGCGTATCTCGGCGAAAAAATCAACGGTGATATCTCCGACGATGCTGTCAAGGCAGCCTATGACAAGGAATTCGCGGACTATGAGGGGCCGGAAGAGCTCAACGCGCGTCACATTCTGGTGAAGGAAAAAGCGGAAGCTGACGACATCATCAAGGAACTTGACGGCGGTGCCGATTTCGCCGAGCTCGCCCGGGAAAAATCAACGGGTCCGTCCGGCCCGAACGGTGGCAGCCTCGGCTATTTCACCAAGGGCCAGATGGTCAAGCCGTTCGAAGACGCTGTTCTTGCTCTGGAGCCCGGCACCTATACCAAGGAGCCGGTTGAAACCCAGTTCGGCTGGCACGTCATCAAGCTGGAAGACAAGCGCCGCCAGGACAAGCCGGCATTTGAAGATGTTGCGCAAGGGTTGCGTCAGCAGTTGATGCGCGAAGCTTATGATGCGCGCATGGCCGAACTGAAGAACGAAGTCAGCATCGAAATCCTGGATGAAGCCCTGAAAGCTGCAGAAGACAATGGCGCTGCTGCCGCAGCTGACGGCGACAAGACGGAATAA
- a CDS encoding glycosyltransferase family 39 protein: MTASRAALLYSALACLLYALVPTLTFPTPPLDVVEGFAWGRELQLGYTKHPPMQAWLLELTYRLTGGGTFGAYWLSALCAATGYFFIWRLARRLGLTDWQAFWSLVLTSVTFYFTLPMPEFNPNILQVPVWAGMMLFFHRALTNGRAIDWIVLGALAAFGFYTKYFVLLLVGTIGLYTLLFPDARRHLLSLGPWLCTLTCILLLVPHLKWLLDTDFLTLQYAASRSKPAAGIVGHIFNPLNFLGAQIGNHAGLFLVVLAGLGWTTLKDLRVRRAQSAAALHPPQDRFLLWFAFVPLTVVLLASAVSGNEFEHMWGTPMFVLSGMLAVRYLGLPNLWSYPRRALAAAIAIQAVFLGILFGQAVLEPHWKTKQTRIHYPGREVAQELSRIWKAETGTELAYVAGDMWSAANVTLFAPSRPSMFYLHSLELSPWIDLDDVQKKGLMIVWRGDRDKPLNELLAFYPEAVRDGSRTFPSAASGSIPDVRVNWMIVQPGEVATQAQK, translated from the coding sequence ATGACCGCATCCCGCGCAGCCCTCCTCTACAGCGCCCTGGCGTGCCTGCTTTATGCCCTTGTTCCAACACTCACCTTTCCAACACCGCCGCTCGACGTGGTGGAGGGCTTCGCCTGGGGTCGGGAGCTCCAGCTTGGTTACACCAAGCACCCGCCCATGCAGGCCTGGCTGCTGGAGCTTACCTACCGCCTGACCGGCGGTGGAACCTTTGGCGCCTACTGGCTGAGCGCCCTGTGCGCTGCAACGGGCTATTTCTTTATCTGGCGGCTTGCCAGGCGGCTCGGATTGACTGACTGGCAGGCATTCTGGTCTCTGGTCCTGACCAGCGTGACCTTCTATTTCACCCTGCCCATGCCGGAGTTCAATCCCAACATCCTGCAAGTACCGGTCTGGGCCGGCATGATGCTGTTCTTTCACCGGGCACTGACCAACGGCCGCGCGATCGACTGGATTGTTCTCGGAGCATTGGCCGCTTTCGGGTTCTACACGAAATACTTCGTCCTGCTTCTGGTCGGCACAATCGGCCTCTATACCCTGCTGTTTCCGGACGCCCGGCGCCATCTGCTCAGCCTTGGCCCCTGGCTGTGCACGCTGACCTGCATCCTCCTGCTCGTGCCGCATCTCAAGTGGCTCCTTGATACGGATTTCCTGACGCTTCAATACGCGGCCAGTCGCAGCAAGCCGGCCGCGGGTATTGTTGGCCACATATTCAATCCGCTGAACTTCCTGGGCGCCCAGATCGGCAACCATGCCGGCCTGTTTCTTGTTGTTTTGGCAGGACTTGGCTGGACCACCCTGAAGGACCTGCGGGTCAGACGGGCGCAGTCGGCCGCCGCCCTTCACCCGCCGCAGGACCGATTCCTGCTCTGGTTTGCCTTTGTTCCCCTAACCGTTGTGCTGCTGGCATCCGCTGTCAGTGGGAACGAGTTCGAACATATGTGGGGCACACCGATGTTCGTCCTGTCGGGGATGCTCGCAGTCCGGTATCTGGGGTTGCCAAACCTGTGGTCTTACCCACGCCGCGCCCTGGCTGCGGCCATAGCGATACAGGCCGTGTTTCTGGGCATTCTCTTCGGTCAGGCCGTGCTGGAGCCTCACTGGAAGACCAAACAGACACGCATTCACTATCCGGGCCGGGAGGTTGCGCAGGAACTTTCCCGGATCTGGAAGGCGGAAACGGGAACCGAGCTTGCCTATGTGGCCGGCGACATGTGGTCTGCCGCAAATGTCACCCTGTTCGCGCCCAGCCGGCCGTCCATGTTCTACCTGCACAGCCTGGAGCTGAGCCCTTGGATCGATCTCGACGATGTGCAGAAAAAAGGCCTCATGATTGTGTGGCGCGGGGACCGCGACAAGCCGCTCAACGAATTGCTTGCCTTCTATCCCGAGGCTGTGCGGGATGGTTCCAGAACGTTCCCGTCGGCAGCGTCCGGCAGCATTCCCGATGTCAGGGTCAACTGGATGATCGTGCAGCCGGGTGAAGTCGCTACACAGGCTCAAAAATAA
- a CDS encoding (deoxy)nucleoside triphosphate pyrophosphohydrolase: MTKIVLVAACALVDVDGRILLAQRPEGKSMAGLWEFPGGKVEDGERPEETLIRELHEELGIEVNEACLAPLTFASHSYEDFHLLMPLFICRRWGGVPQGQERQALKWVRANRLRDYPMPAADEPLIPHLLDAV, encoded by the coding sequence ATGACCAAGATCGTTCTCGTCGCGGCCTGCGCCCTTGTCGACGTGGATGGCCGTATCCTCCTGGCCCAGCGACCGGAGGGAAAATCGATGGCCGGATTGTGGGAATTCCCCGGGGGAAAAGTTGAAGATGGTGAACGTCCGGAAGAAACCCTGATCCGCGAACTTCACGAAGAGCTTGGGATTGAGGTTAACGAAGCGTGTCTGGCACCACTTACATTTGCCAGCCACTCTTATGAAGATTTTCACCTACTTATGCCACTTTTCATCTGCCGCCGTTGGGGCGGTGTTCCGCAGGGGCAGGAACGGCAGGCGTTGAAGTGGGTGCGTGCCAACCGGTTGAGGGACTATCCGATGCCGGCAGCTGACGAACCGTTAATTCCACATTTGTTGGACGCTGTTTGA